Genomic window (Streptomyces sp. NBC_01210):
GTCCGGGGTGGGCTGCGCCGCGTACTGGCTGTGCGCCGCGGCCCAGGTCTCCTGCCGCGCGACGGCCAGGGCGGCAGCCAGGTCCAGATCGAGGACGGTGATGCCGGGGAGGGAGGCCAGATGCTCGGCCGTGCCGGGCCGGGCCCGGTCGGCTTCGACCAGCGCGCACGCCGGGGCGTACAGGAACCAGTCCGCTTCGGCGTGGGCGCGGTGGATCAGGCGGGAGGCGAGGACGTTGCCCTGGCCGGCCGCAGCCATCGCGGTGTCGTCCAGAACGATGTGCATGGCGTCGCTCACCGGCCGGCCACCTGGGCCAGGCGCCGGTCCAGCTCGCTGTCCAGGTCCCGTTCCTCGGCAGCGGTCGGTGCGTAGCCGTTCCATTCCTTCAACGCGGCCAGGGCCTTCTCCGCCCGCTCGGCACGCTCGGCCGGAGTCAGCAGCGTCTCAGCGAGACGGGCGAGATACGCGCGCAGCGACAGACCCTCAGCGGCCGCGATAGCGGCGAGCCGGTCTTTGGCTTCCTCGGGGATACGGACGTTGGCATCGGACATCGTCGTGCTCCTTCCCATCCCGCCAGGGTACGGGTACGTACCCGTACCCGTCACGCGCAATCTATTTCCAGTCCCTCCTGGCCCCGCCCGTGTGCTGCTACCTCGGCGGAGCCGCGCCGTCCCTCCCGGCCCTCCCCAGGGGAGGGCCGTCGGCTGTGCAATTACGGACCCTTCTACGCGCTCGCCTCGACCTGGCGACGCTTGGTCCGCTCGACCTGGCGCAGCAGCAGGTCCGCGAACTGGATGATCTCGGCAGCCTCGATCGGGTCGTCGAAGTCGACCGTGCGGTGGCTGGCGGGGTTCTTGTAGGCGCCCATGGCGCCGGCGAACAGCGCGGAGGCTGCCTCCTGCTCACCGCCCTCGGCCCCCGCATCGGCGAGCGCGCCACCGACCTTGCCGTTCTGGTGCGGCTGGAACGCGGCGCGCATCAGGTGCACACCGACCAAGGAGTTCAGGCCGGAGGCGTCCCGGACGGCGACCTCGACCGCCTTCATCGCGGCGAAGCAGGCCGTCTCGTAGTCGCCAAGGCTGAAGTTGGTCCGCACCGTTCCTTCGAGAGCCGGGTGGAGAGGACCGGAGAGCCGTTCGTGGGCCTGGAACCGCGTGATGCCCTCCGGGTCCTTGGCCAGCTCCATGCCCTCCCGCGACAGCCGGCGGAACGCTTCAGACTGAGAAGGGACACGGGACAGCAGCGCGCGCGACTCAAGCCACGCCCAGGCGTCGGCCAGACCGTGCAACAGCGCGTGGGCGTCCGGCTCGTTCTGGAATGCCTGGCGTGCCGACCCAATCAGCCCGTCGAACTGCAGAAGCGGAGTGCTGCTGCTCGCGAGGTGCTGAGCGAGGAGGAGGGCGACGTCCCGGGTGGGCAACTGCCGTATCTGCTCGGCCGGGACGGGCGGTAGGTAGGTGAAGTTCATGGGCGTCACGCTACGTCTCGGCCTCGACAATCCATGCCGGTTTCCGCCCGCCGTCTTCGTCGGCGCGCTGTCCCTGCTCACCGGCGCCATCGGCGCCACGAAGCGTCCGTGCTGCCGTCGCTGGTGAGGACGTTGACCGCGACCAGACGGTCGACCTTCGGGTCGTGTGTCTGGTCAGACCTGGCCGAACCCGCCAGCCCCGATCGGCTCGATGAGCCGGTAGCGCCCGTCCAGCGCGGTCTCTGCCTGCACGGCTCCCCCGCATCGCCCACCCGGGCGGGCGCCCGGTGCCTGATGATTGTGTTCCTGTCGCGCTACGCCGGAAACAACCACCCGTCACAGGATGTCCTGATCCCCGGCCAGGGACGGCACGGCCTGGCCGGGAAGCGCCCGGTGCTCGCCTGAAGGCTCACGGCGCTCCTGGGCATGCGTCAGATGCCGGGCCATCGCTCCTGGGAGGCGATCCACTCCCGGCGGGCGTAGGCGCGGACCGCGTCCCGCTCGGCGTCCGTGCAGCCGTTCTCCAGAGCCGACGGAACGTCGCCGGTGGTGCTGGTCCCGTGCTGCTGGTCGTGGCGAACGAGCTGCTCGGCGACGTCGGAGGCGTCAGTGCGCAGCTCCACATCTTTCGGCACCGGGTGGCTGGAGTCCTCTTGGTAGGGGCGCGGCAGGTAGCTGCCGCGCCCGTGACACAGGGCGAGCACGTCCAGGACAGCCGCGGTCTCCAGCAGATCGTCCCGGCACTCCAGCGCGAGACTGTTCACCTGAGAGTCGATGAGGTCCTGGCGGCGGGCGGTGTGCGCGGCCGCCAGGTGCTGACGGTCCATGACCTGCGCGTACAGCAGGGCCGGGACGAGTTGGCCGATGCGGACCAGGTGCTTTCCGTACGCGGCCTGAGCCGCCCGGCTGGTCGACCAGCCGGGCCACGGCTCATCGGGGGAAGCCGGCCCGCGTGAACACGCGCGCCCCAGCCACGCCACCCGAAGACGACCGCAGGCGTGATCCCCGGGGCAGCTGCGCCAGCGACAGACCCGCCGGGCACCCCTCCCTTCGTCACCGCACCCCCCGTGAAATGGGCCGGGAACCAGCCGGTGTTGCTGCGCCGACGGGGTGAACCGGAGCGTGATCGCGCCCCCGCGGGCGGTGGTTCGGGCTATGTCTGTCGACATGATCAGAAACGTGATGCGTGCCGCTGTGGTCGCCGCTCTGGCGGCCCTGCCTCTGACCGTGCCCACGTCGGCTCCCGCAAAGGCCCGTGCCGCGCAGGCCGCTATCGAGTGCCCTGGTGGCTATGTGTGCATCTACCCGGAGGTCAACTTCGGGGGCCAGCCCTGGGTGCGCCGCGCGGTCGACGGCGGCGTGAAGGACCTGCCCGCCGCGATCCGTGACCGCGGCAGCTCGATCCGCAACAACTCCGATCGCACCGCACGGGTTTACGAGAAGCGGAACTACTCGGGACGCTGGGTATGCGTGACCCGCAGCGGCGGCTCCATCCACGACCTGCGCTCCTACAACCTCAACGACCAGACCCGGTCTTTGAAAATCAACCGCAACGACTGCGGCTGATCCGATTTCCAAACGAAGGTGACCGTGCGGCCCGCATCGCGCGGTCTCCCGCTCGACTGCTTCCGCGATGCCCGGGTACCCGGTGACGGCCTGGTGCGCCGCGAGCGCATGGTGGAAGCCGGGTGAGGCCATCGAGAGGGTCTTCACCGGTGCCTCGGCCACGGCCGCAGTCGCCGGGGCGGGCTCCGTCATCGCGGCGCAGCCGCTGGTGGCCGCGCCCGAAGCCGCGCGCCCACCAGCGGCCAGGACCCGAACGGTACGGACTGCGTTCGTGCGACCGTCCCGTCACCACGGCCGTGGGGCCGTGCGCCCGGAGGTGTAGCTACTTGACGACAGATAGGGACGGTCGGACAGGCGCTGTTCGCTGTTCGCCACCCTTGTATCCGATAGGCACTAGGCCGAATACGTAGTGGCTTAGCTCTTCGGGAAAAATGTGGACTGCTTTGGCGAGCTCATTGATGGACGTTCCGTCGGCACGTAGGGCTTCGAATACTTTCGAGATCAGTTTGCTACTCTCTCGGACCATGGATGAGCCTGGCTCTCCCTTTCGGTATCCGAGTTGAGCCAGCTGTTTCGCGGTTTGCTGAAAACGCCATTCAGAGAGCAGTCTCATGGTCCGGAGACGGTAGGCAAAGGCCATAGCGGACACGCCCCAGCGCCCCTTGGCGCTCAAAATACGTTCGACGCTGGCGTTGTTGACCTGCTGGGCAAGGATGCCGGACCGCGGCATGAGGAAGGCGGAGGCAAAGGCGTCTGCGGCGGCTTCGGCTTTCGGCCCGCGGGGGGACTGGTAGCCGCTGTGGAGCACAAGGTGCCCGAGTTCATGGGCAGCGTCGAAGCGTCCGCGTTCGCCGGTCTTGCGGGTGTTGAACAGGACGTAGGGGGTGCCGTGTCGGGTGGTGGAAAAGGCATCGGCTTCGAGGCAGTCCGGAGCGAGGGAGAAGACACGCACGCCGTGTGCTTCGAGAAGGTGGACCATGTTCGGCGCCGGCGCTTCACCGAGACCCCAGTCGCCGCGCACTTGGTCGGCTGCGGCTTCGGGGGTGAGGTCGGCGTATGAGGGGACGTCTGGCTTGGGAAGCGTGAAGTGCTCTTCGAACCAGTGGTTCAAGGTAGCTGCGATGGAGCCGCAACTGAGGGCGCCGTCCCGCTCGGCTGCGCTCATTTTGGAGGGGGCGCGGAAGCTGACGGCTCCGGGGACCATGTACGGCGCTGGCGGTGCGTGGAAGAACGAAAGGGGGAAGCTCAGGGCTGCGGCGAGTGAGGAAAGTGTCTCCTCGGACGGGTTCTTGCGCGCGTTCTCGAAGGCGGTGATGCTTTGGGGCGAGAATCCCGATTCGCGGGACAGTGCCGCTAGGGTCATGCGCCGTCGTTTTCGGGCGAGTACCAGTCTTTCGGGGGTAAACACTTTCCCCAGCTCCCGTCGTACCTAGTTGCTCTTCGGCCTGACCTCGAACTCCGGGTCGTTGCCGTCGTCGGGCGCGTCCAGGAGGGCGATGTCTAGGCCTGGGTCGTTTCGGGTGAAGAGTGGCAGGCGCTCACTCCACTCGTTCACGTACTTCCCTTCCATTTTCACCGGAAGTGAGAGTTCTGCTGAGAGGTTGCCGTCGTCGTTTCGCTCGTAGAGCAGGAACCACAGAGGCATCGAGTCGAGCTCGCCGCCGAATTCGACCTCGTCGCGGAAGCTGAGGACACTCTGACCGCCGCGCTCGTACTTGACGTTGTTCTCCACCAGCTGGGCCATGACGCGGCCCTTGGGGTTCTTCGAGCGGACATCGCGGTCAAGGTCGCCGACGCCTTCCGATCCACTGACAGCTGTAATGGCGTGGCTCCCCGAAGGGTGGACGACACGCAGGATGCTGTCGCGGGAGGTGTACTTCCACACCGGGTTCTGCTTCTCGGGATCAGTCAGGTACTCCGCCAGGTAGCGGTTGGTCCTGCTCCAGAACGTGATGCCGGCCATCGCGGGCGCGTCGAACGCCGTGCACATCCGGGCCTGAGCCGCAGCCCAGTCGAGCGCTTCCTCGAATAACTCCTTAGCCACTCCAAGCTGCTTGAGCCTCGCCTCGATCTGGCGTGCTTCGGTGCCGGTCACGGCATCCCTCCCAGGGTTGGTTTCACAGACCGTACCTGAAACGAGGGCCACTTTTTGAAACCTTGGCGATCATTGCACAGGCGTTCGAATGTGTCCATGCGGGCATCACGGCTTTCCGTGTGCGCTTTCCCGGCTTCGCAAGGAAGCCGGACCTGCTCCCCGCACTCGCGGGGATGGTCCCGTCGTCCGGTCCGCCGTCGCCAGCGCGCTGGCCTGCTCCCCGCGGGGATGGTCCCGCGTACGCCACCTATCCCGGCATCACCCGCGGCTGCTCCCCGCACCCGCGGGGATGGTCCCAGACCACCGGGCTCGACCGTGCGCGAGTCGAACTGCTCCCCGCACCCGCGGGGATGGTCCCAGGAGGAGCCGGTGGACCGCCGCGCCTTCCTGCTGCTCCCCGCACCCGCGGAGATGGTCCCCTGCCCCTTCGACTGCCCGAACGTCCGCACCTCTGCTCCCCGCACCCGCGGGGATGGTCCCGGCCAGGACGTCGCCGCGCAGATCCTTTGGTACTGCTCCCCGCACCCGCGGGGATGTCCCCCACCTGGCTGAGCTTGTTTTTTATCCTCTGGCGTCGAACAGTGCGTCGCACAGGTTCACTCACCTGGGAATTCGCCGGACAGGCGGACGGCCCCCGCATGAGCATGCGTTCCGTCACAGAACCGCACTCATACGAAGGCCGCAGGGTGAGTCTGCTGCAGCACGATGCCCGGCACGAGGCATTCGACTTCACGTCCCACTTTCGGGAGGACTTCTACGGATGCCTGACCCGGCGCGGTGACACCTTGTTCGAAGTCACGGACGCGATGCTCTGCGAGAACGGGCCGGTGACCTCGCCGGTCGATCTGACGCTGCTGGCTGAACACCGGCGTGGGCACGGCGCGTTGTACGACGCGCTCAACCAGGGCCGCGTCGACGCGGACGGGCTGCGGAAGGCACTGGCCGTGCTGCCGCAGCCCAAGGCCGCCGACGGGCGCCTGGTCCTGGCGGTCGATGTCTCGCCGTGGCTGCGTCCGGACGCGCCGACCAGCCCGGACCGTCTGTTCTGCCACGTCTACGGACGCTCGGGACGCTCCAGTGACCAGTTCATTCCCGGCTGGCCCTACTCGTTCGTCGCCGCGCTGGAGACGGGCCGCACCTCGTGGTGCCAGCTGCTGGACGCGGTCCGCCTCGGCCCCGACGATGATGTCGCCGAGGTCACCGCCCGGCAGGTCCGCCGCGTCGTGAACGACTTGATCGGCCGGGGCCAGTGGGAGGACGGCGACCCGGACATCCTGGTCGTCTTCGACGCCGGCTACGACGCCCCGCGCATGGCCTACCGCCTCGACGGCCTGCCCGTCGAGGTGCTGGGACGGATGCGTGCGGACCGTGTCATGCGACGGCCGACACCCTCGCTCAAGGAGTACTCCCTGTCCTATCCCCAGGGCGGGCGACCGCCGAGGCACGGCAAGGAGTTCCGCTTCGCCAGGCCCGATACCTGGGGCGAGCCCGACGCGGAAACGGTGCAGGTCACCGACCGCTACGGCACCGCCCAGGCCATGGCCTGGGACCGCATCCACCCCAGGCTCACCACCCGCAGCGCGTGGATCGACCACGACGGCGAACTCCCCATCATCGAGGGCACCCTCATCCGCCTCCAGGTGGACCATCTGCCCGGCGGAGGTGACCCACTACCCGTCTGGCTGTGGTCCTCCAAGACCGGCATGACCAGCGAGGACGTCGACCTGCGATGGCAAGCGTTCTTGCGACGCTTCGATCTTGAACATACTTTCCGTTTCGTAAAGCAGACGCTCGGCTGGACCCGTCCCAGGCTCCGTACTCCCGAGGCCGCGGACCGGTGGACGTGGCTCGTGATCGCGGCACATACCCAGCTCCGGCTCACCCGCGAGGCCGCAGCCGATCTCCGCCGCCCCTGGGAGAAGCGGGCCGAGCCCGCCCGGCTCACCCCGGCCCGCGTCCGCCGGGGGTTCAGGAACCTCCGCCCTCACCTGCATAGTCCGGCCCGTGCACCCAAACCCTCAACTCCCGGCCCAGGACGCCCACTTGGCTCGAAGAACCGGCGACCCGCCACCCGTTACGACGTGGGCAAATCGACCAGGCGCCCTGAAAGCATCGCTGAACGTAATCAACTCAAAGCTCACAAACCATAAAAAACAAGCTCAGAAGCTGTCGAAGTGGGCGTTGACCCTGGTGAAGCCGTCCCGCAGTTCGCGGCGCAGCGCGGCCTGGCCCTCGATGACGGCGGCGAAGTTACCGCCGGTCTGCACCTGCAGAGCCTCGGCACGCCGCTACTGCCAGGCGATTCCGGCCGGGTCGATCTCGAACGGGAACGGGAGGTTAATCCAGTGCAATGCTGTGACGGCGGTGATCCTCCACTCCCCCGGCGGAGGTCTCCCCACCACCCTTGGCCCCGCCCGTGTGCTGCCACCTGGGCGGGGCCACGCCGTCCCTCCCGGCCTCCCCACGGGAGGGCCGACGGCTGCGCAGGGGGCGCCAGGGGGCTCCCTGCAGTCGGGACGGCCTTAACTTGCAGGCCTCGCGAGAGGCCCTCGCCGACACATTCCTTCGCGCAGCCAGGCCATTCACGCCGCGCTCTTCACCTACGAATCCAGGGGATTGACAAGATAGAGAACAAGATCGTTACGAGTGCGAGGCATCGGCCTTCTCCACCGCGATCGGCTGCTGCAGCGGCAGCCGTACACAGAAGACGGTGTGTCCCGGTTCGGAACGGACGTTGACGGTGCCATGATGGGCGGCTGCGACGGCTTGCACGATGGCCAGGCCCAAGCCCGTGGAACCCGCCGTGCGGGAGCGGGAAGTATCTCCCCGAACAAACCGCTCAAAGACTCGGGGAACGAGATCA
Coding sequences:
- a CDS encoding helix-turn-helix domain-containing protein; translated protein: MFTPERLVLARKRRRMTLAALSRESGFSPQSITAFENARKNPSEETLSSLAAALSFPLSFFHAPPAPYMVPGAVSFRAPSKMSAAERDGALSCGSIAATLNHWFEEHFTLPKPDVPSYADLTPEAAADQVRGDWGLGEAPAPNMVHLLEAHGVRVFSLAPDCLEADAFSTTRHGTPYVLFNTRKTGERGRFDAAHELGHLVLHSGYQSPRGPKAEAAADAFASAFLMPRSGILAQQVNNASVERILSAKGRWGVSAMAFAYRLRTMRLLSEWRFQQTAKQLAQLGYRKGEPGSSMVRESSKLISKVFEALRADGTSINELAKAVHIFPEELSHYVFGLVPIGYKGGEQRTAPVRPSLSVVK
- a CDS encoding peptidase inhibitor family I36 protein, which encodes MIRNVMRAAVVAALAALPLTVPTSAPAKARAAQAAIECPGGYVCIYPEVNFGGQPWVRRAVDGGVKDLPAAIRDRGSSIRNNSDRTARVYEKRNYSGRWVCVTRSGGSIHDLRSYNLNDQTRSLKINRNDCG
- a CDS encoding TIGR02391 family protein, with amino-acid sequence MNFTYLPPVPAEQIRQLPTRDVALLLAQHLASSSTPLLQFDGLIGSARQAFQNEPDAHALLHGLADAWAWLESRALLSRVPSQSEAFRRLSREGMELAKDPEGITRFQAHERLSGPLHPALEGTVRTNFSLGDYETACFAAMKAVEVAVRDASGLNSLVGVHLMRAAFQPHQNGKVGGALADAGAEGGEQEAASALFAGAMGAYKNPASHRTVDFDDPIEAAEIIQFADLLLRQVERTKRRQVEASA
- a CDS encoding NF041680 family putative transposase, which translates into the protein MRSVTEPHSYEGRRVSLLQHDARHEAFDFTSHFREDFYGCLTRRGDTLFEVTDAMLCENGPVTSPVDLTLLAEHRRGHGALYDALNQGRVDADGLRKALAVLPQPKAADGRLVLAVDVSPWLRPDAPTSPDRLFCHVYGRSGRSSDQFIPGWPYSFVAALETGRTSWCQLLDAVRLGPDDDVAEVTARQVRRVVNDLIGRGQWEDGDPDILVVFDAGYDAPRMAYRLDGLPVEVLGRMRADRVMRRPTPSLKEYSLSYPQGGRPPRHGKEFRFARPDTWGEPDAETVQVTDRYGTAQAMAWDRIHPRLTTRSAWIDHDGELPIIEGTLIRLQVDHLPGGGDPLPVWLWSSKTGMTSEDVDLRWQAFLRRFDLEHTFRFVKQTLGWTRPRLRTPEAADRWTWLVIAAHTQLRLTREAAADLRRPWEKRAEPARLTPARVRRGFRNLRPHLHSPARAPKPSTPGPGRPLGSKNRRPATRYDVGKSTRRPESIAERNQLKAHKP